The following proteins are encoded in a genomic region of Desulfonatronum thiodismutans:
- a CDS encoding baeRF3 domain-containing protein, whose product MSAETPFWNHTFDGLAILGAKDFFRVYSLQRPVPELAIVADSFHVKPLLRILQSADRYQILAVNRQAIRLFEGSRDALDEIEPAEGVPRTLTEALGEELTEQHQTVASYGGVGGGKPGMYHGHGSKESEVDSDARRFFRAVDQAILEHHSRTSALPLILASLPEHHHMFHELSRNPFLISENIDIHPDALPSIDELRKRAWRLVEPRYLARLADLVEKFDKAWPEGLGSNDPSLIAKAGLEGRVAALLIDADRVVPGRINAATGDVETDDLAHPQVDDLLDDLGELALKKGGLVVIVPTERMPTKTGAAAIFRY is encoded by the coding sequence ATGTCCGCCGAAACTCCCTTCTGGAACCACACCTTTGACGGGCTGGCCATCCTGGGGGCGAAAGACTTTTTTCGGGTCTACAGCCTGCAGCGGCCGGTCCCTGAATTGGCCATTGTAGCTGACAGCTTCCACGTCAAGCCGCTTTTGCGCATCCTGCAGTCGGCCGACAGATATCAGATTCTCGCGGTGAACCGGCAGGCGATCAGGCTCTTTGAGGGCAGCCGTGATGCTTTGGACGAGATCGAACCGGCTGAGGGCGTGCCGCGGACGTTGACCGAGGCCCTGGGAGAAGAATTGACCGAGCAGCATCAGACCGTGGCCTCATACGGCGGCGTGGGCGGTGGGAAACCGGGCATGTACCATGGCCACGGCAGTAAAGAGTCCGAGGTGGACAGCGATGCCCGGCGCTTTTTCCGGGCCGTTGATCAGGCGATCCTGGAACACCACTCGCGGACGTCGGCCCTGCCGCTGATCCTGGCCTCCCTGCCGGAGCATCACCATATGTTCCACGAACTCAGCCGCAATCCATTTCTGATTTCGGAAAACATCGATATCCACCCGGATGCCCTGCCGTCCATCGATGAACTCCGCAAGCGCGCCTGGCGGCTCGTGGAGCCTCGATATCTGGCGCGTTTGGCCGATCTGGTCGAAAAGTTCGACAAGGCATGGCCCGAGGGGCTCGGCAGCAACGACCCGTCACTGATCGCCAAGGCCGGCCTGGAAGGGCGGGTCGCCGCCCTGTTGATCGATGCCGACCGGGTCGTTCCCGGTCGGATCAACGCCGCGACGGGCGATGTTGAGACGGACGATTTGGCCCATCCACAGGTTGACGACCTGCTCGACGACCTGGGGGAGCTGGCCCTAAAGAAGGGCGGACTCGTCGTCATCGTCCCCACCGAACGCATGCCGACCAAGACCGGAGCCGCCGCGATCTTCAGGTATTGA
- a CDS encoding HPF/RaiA family ribosome-associated protein: MQMQINSDRNIEIDEALHAVISDSVESALGRFSEGITLLEVHLSDQNSDKKGGHDDIRCLLEARLEGHQPIAVSHRAADVDLAVEGAAARLTKLIKHSRERQREQQSHRTDPDPSAPEPEPEDEG, encoded by the coding sequence ATGCAGATGCAAATCAACTCCGACCGCAACATTGAGATTGACGAAGCCCTGCACGCCGTCATCAGCGATTCAGTGGAAAGCGCCCTGGGCCGGTTCAGCGAGGGGATTACGCTGCTGGAAGTCCATTTGAGCGACCAAAACAGCGACAAGAAGGGCGGCCATGACGACATACGCTGCCTGCTGGAAGCCCGTCTCGAGGGCCACCAGCCCATCGCGGTCTCGCACCGGGCGGCGGACGTGGACCTGGCCGTCGAGGGCGCCGCGGCCAGGTTGACAAAATTGATCAAGCACTCTCGCGAGCGACAGCGCGAGCAGCAAAGCCACCGCACGGACCCCGATCCGTCCGCGCCGGAGCCGGAACCTGAGGATGAGGGTTAG
- a CDS encoding mechanosensitive ion channel family protein, giving the protein MQRIGYRSSKLISRAVLLVAVYNLLIFTVLAQQPFDITGEPRQPTATSSANANEEISPAPAKVDVNPVARDEEITRRLQSVLVATNWFTGPQVRVEEGVVFLRGQVESEVLKKWAGDLARNTQDVVAVVNRIEVIEPSAWDFRPTWNGLLKVWRDALHSFPFVVFGLFTLALSAVAGILATRTARMFLRGRIRTKLLQNVIARSVGGLVVLCGAYLILRVFGLTQLALTVVGGTGLIGLVVGIAFREITENFLASIFLSMQRPFETGDLVEISGETGYVQQLNMRTTILMNLNGNLVQIPNSSVYKSNLRNFTTTPNRREEFMVGIGYDDAINEAQEIARKVLAEHPAVLNDPEPSVLVDSLGSSTVNLRIYFWLNGHMHSWLKVRSSVIRLVKLAFQKHGISMPDEAREIVFPQGVYVTLLDKKAADVQDTVPEKRFPVETRPEDLSAVSTKAEAGLYSEAVVIKKQARQAQPLREGENLLPVDGGTADPEKQKL; this is encoded by the coding sequence GTGCAACGTATCGGATATCGCTCCAGCAAACTGATCTCGCGGGCCGTATTGCTCGTTGCGGTTTACAATCTGCTGATCTTTACGGTCCTGGCACAACAACCCTTCGACATAACCGGCGAGCCACGGCAACCGACCGCCACCTCTTCCGCCAATGCCAACGAGGAAATATCTCCGGCGCCCGCGAAGGTGGACGTCAACCCGGTCGCGCGGGATGAAGAAATCACCAGGCGACTCCAGAGCGTCCTGGTGGCCACCAACTGGTTCACCGGTCCACAAGTCCGGGTCGAGGAAGGCGTCGTCTTTCTCCGTGGCCAGGTGGAGTCCGAAGTGCTCAAAAAATGGGCCGGAGATCTGGCGCGCAACACCCAGGACGTGGTCGCCGTGGTCAACAGGATAGAGGTGATCGAGCCGTCGGCTTGGGACTTTCGTCCGACATGGAACGGTCTGCTCAAAGTATGGCGAGACGCTCTCCACTCTTTTCCATTCGTCGTGTTTGGGCTGTTCACCCTGGCTTTGTCCGCGGTCGCCGGCATACTGGCGACAAGAACGGCCCGGATGTTTCTGCGCGGCCGCATCCGGACGAAGCTCCTGCAAAACGTCATTGCCCGCAGCGTGGGCGGGCTGGTCGTCCTCTGCGGCGCGTATCTGATTCTGAGAGTCTTCGGCCTGACGCAACTGGCTTTGACGGTGGTCGGCGGCACGGGTCTGATCGGTCTGGTCGTCGGCATCGCATTCCGGGAAATCACCGAAAACTTCCTGGCCAGCATCTTTCTCAGCATGCAGCGGCCGTTCGAGACCGGCGACCTGGTCGAAATATCCGGCGAGACCGGTTATGTGCAGCAGTTGAACATGCGCACGACGATTCTGATGAACCTCAACGGAAATCTCGTCCAGATTCCGAACTCCAGCGTTTACAAAAGCAACCTGCGCAACTTCACGACCACCCCGAACAGGCGGGAGGAGTTCATGGTCGGCATCGGCTACGACGATGCCATCAACGAAGCCCAGGAAATCGCCAGGAAAGTGCTGGCGGAGCATCCGGCCGTTCTGAACGATCCCGAGCCTTCGGTGCTGGTGGACAGCCTGGGGAGTTCCACGGTGAACCTGCGCATCTACTTCTGGTTGAACGGTCACATGCACAGTTGGCTCAAGGTACGGTCTTCAGTGATCCGGCTGGTGAAGCTCGCATTCCAGAAACACGGCATCTCCATGCCCGACGAGGCTCGAGAGATCGTTTTCCCGCAAGGCGTTTACGTCACCTTGCTCGACAAGAAAGCGGCGGATGTACAGGATACAGTGCCGGAAAAGCGATTCCCGGTTGAAACGCGGCCCGAAGATCTCAGTGCCGTATCCACGAAAGCGGAAGCCGGCTTGTACAGCGAAGCCGTGGTCATCAAGAAGCAGGCACGGCAGGCCCAACCACTGCGGGAAGGGGAGAATCTCTTGCCGGTTGACGGCGGCACGGCTGACCCTGAGAAACAGAAACTGTAA